From a single Shewanella donghaensis genomic region:
- a CDS encoding OmpA family protein, whose protein sequence is MIHYIIKYFVTIPRNNLTKTISILLLLAASSSSLAQETLFQAIEHAKIYKQSERHFTPFELVTGTSKSQIDTTIVSGKLTRTSYIIPVEFEPSNIVNNYKHQLTELGAEILFECQHGSCNNVKEIQKTIKPLNHIPKSNPALISAKVQLKNKLIYVSAMSVNWQKEASLQLDIIEMIDEPLNLISVNKSYLSSAIEHKTFKDNTHKDESNSSDHPMLARLPGAYIQDYQQYDFGQTKVFSDVIKGQHKVISLEGRITDINYQLPRTYSEYEVNANYHAALTELGFIKTYGCTSTHCGKSRHIKKRIDSLAHIGSDESQFYTLYTLSRPEGNVYAMTYIIGFESGLWTEVKLIEETALINDRVSIDLDALSDKLAQTGHVALDGLLFKFDSDEMLPEAKAVIDVVAQYLTAHPQQQFYVIGHTDDQGKQSYNQVLSDKRAQAVVKQLTQNHGIAKKQLTAKGVGEYSPIGNNTNDVGKKQNRRVELVLRSDSK, encoded by the coding sequence ATGATTCATTACATTATAAAATACTTTGTCACGATACCAAGAAACAATCTAACCAAAACAATATCGATACTATTACTGCTTGCAGCATCATCAAGTTCATTAGCTCAAGAGACACTATTTCAAGCTATTGAGCACGCTAAAATATATAAACAGTCAGAACGCCACTTTACCCCTTTTGAATTAGTAACGGGTACCAGTAAATCCCAAATAGACACTACAATCGTTAGCGGAAAATTAACTCGAACCAGTTATATAATTCCCGTTGAATTTGAACCATCAAACATCGTCAATAATTATAAACATCAACTTACCGAACTCGGTGCTGAGATACTATTTGAATGTCAGCACGGTAGCTGCAACAATGTAAAGGAAATACAAAAGACGATAAAGCCACTTAATCATATTCCAAAATCAAATCCAGCATTAATTTCAGCAAAAGTTCAGTTAAAAAACAAACTCATCTATGTTTCTGCAATGTCAGTCAATTGGCAAAAGGAAGCCTCATTGCAACTCGACATTATAGAGATGATTGATGAACCTTTGAATTTAATCTCAGTGAATAAAAGCTATTTAAGTAGTGCTATTGAGCATAAAACCTTTAAAGATAATACCCATAAAGACGAATCAAATTCGAGCGATCACCCAATGTTAGCCCGACTACCAGGAGCTTATATTCAGGATTATCAACAATATGATTTTGGCCAAACAAAAGTATTTTCAGATGTTATAAAAGGTCAGCATAAAGTGATATCACTTGAGGGACGTATTACTGATATTAACTATCAATTACCACGTACTTATTCTGAGTACGAAGTGAATGCCAACTATCATGCAGCACTCACCGAGTTAGGCTTTATAAAAACCTATGGTTGTACAAGCACTCATTGTGGCAAATCGCGCCATATTAAAAAAAGAATAGACTCGCTTGCCCATATTGGGTCTGATGAGAGTCAATTTTATACTCTCTATACTCTCAGTCGTCCTGAAGGCAATGTCTATGCAATGACCTATATCATCGGTTTTGAAAGTGGTTTATGGACAGAAGTAAAATTGATAGAAGAGACAGCACTTATCAATGATCGCGTTTCCATCGATTTAGACGCTCTATCAGATAAGTTAGCGCAAACAGGTCACGTTGCGTTAGATGGCTTACTGTTTAAATTTGATAGTGATGAAATGCTACCAGAAGCAAAAGCAGTCATTGATGTAGTGGCTCAATATTTAACCGCTCACCCTCAACAGCAATTTTATGTCATCGGCCACACTGACGATCAAGGCAAGCAAAGTTATAACCAAGTGCTATCAGATAAACGTGCGCAAGCTGTTGTGAAGCAGCTAACACAAAATCATGGTATTGCTAAAAAGCAGCTAACAGCAAAAGGCGTTGGTGAATACTCACCTATCGGCAATAACACCAACGATGTGGGTAAAAAACAAAATAGACGGGTTGAATTAGTGCTTAGATCAGATTCAAAATAA